The genomic DNA AAGACTTGAAATATGACTTCAATTGAGACTCCAAATtggagtatttttgcacaaaaaacaaaacgcatGTTAGCTTGAAAAGTTAACAAACTGACAACAGCTTAAGGACAAAAGTATCAACTGtaataaagaagtaaaacatATAATACTAACCTTTTTTCGCACGCACAAGATCGGGGTAGGATCAAATAATAGGCGTGTACTTTAACACCGAAAACATGGCCGTTTTGAgttgtgcgcatgcgcagtAACAACATGTAGGACAGCTTGATAGGTAGGGTGTTTTGTCAGAACGCCGGCAaggcgtgattgcggatgcTGCTCAGGTGCGTCTGCCTACTATGCAGCTGCGGCGCCGACCACACCCTGCCACACTATCCTAAAAAAATATGCAGTTATTTGGAAACAATGGAATTCTTACAATGAAATGGGTTACTTGTGGAGAACCTTATATATACCACACCAGACTCAGAGGCATCCTTCATCATTTTTGATGGGTGAGCTCTTTAATCTTAGATTGATGGCACTGCACGcttaaataacaaaaagaaaagcaaacctGAGATGTCAGAGATTTAAATCTGATATACAGGACAAACTTGCCCCTGCCTTGGGAAGTCACTAATCATCATCTAATCATCCAAGTCTAATTACCTCTGCACaggaggttatgtttttggcagcgtttgtgtgcgtgcatgtcATTCTGTATGTGAATGTATGTTAACTCAAAAAGTTTTGAGTTAATTCTAATAAAACTTTGTAGGTTGTAGAGTGGGGTCAGATTGACCAGGCCATTAAATTTTGCCTTACATCCTccaaggtcttcaaggtcaacgTGATCATTTATTGGGTGGAAATTGATAAATTCTGATAAAACGATGTACTTTGTCTCAAACTATATTTACATCTGCACCATGAACAAATCACAGATTTAAGGTGTAATGTTAACAATCCATTCAAATTTGGCTTCAAGGTCAGGGTTTAATGATTTATAGATCGAGAATTGACAAAAAGCCTGATTCATACAAGCATGATGTGTATTGCTAACATGTACAAAAAACCTATAAATAGAAAATAATTAAAGAGACATAAactatcatgtcacatttgacctctccattatattatatataagaaGGTAGTCAAGACAAAGAGAATGAGTTGCCTAGTTAGACATACACCTACATACTGTTTGTATAATCAAAGTAAATATGTGTCATGCTACTCTAATCtgatttttactgcactacaaacttcCTTAAGTATGTTTAAAacgaacaaagaaaacaaaatcagtataaagaaaatacaatactggtccatccatccagccattcATCCATTCTCCTCCACTTACCCTTATCAGGATCACAGAGCAATACAATTACCTCCAAAGTAAATACTGCCCACAGAGCGAGCTGCATTTGCTTTACAAATCTTGTTTACCTTGATTCTAGTTCAGTGAATTTAAAGAGGTGGGATACATGTAGGAGAGTACTTACTTTTCTTTATGAGCAacctgttttattcatttaaatggCAAAAATGTGTACAAAATGGGAACTATATATGGGAactatatattatatttatatgtaagtGTTGTTTGAGTACATCATCTTCTTTTTGTAGGCCCTCTTTCAATGCTTCAGTGCTTCTCTGACTGTGCTACTGAAAAGTTGTACTTGTTACTTGTTAAATTAAAACTCAGCGTCACTGTACATGAAATAATTCATCTTCTGGGAACCAAGAATTTCACAGTGATCCAATACTTATTCAAATTGTTGAGATATTTCAGTCCAGTATGACTGATCACCATGTGTATTGATAAAGTCAGCCCAGGTCATGTGTAAATggacttttctactctatctgagcactcaaagcgctttatacaactaattcattcatccaatcacacccattcacacatgCACGTTTTTCTGACCTAAGTGCTAAGTAGTCTaccattcatacacattcacactccgatggacgcatcggagagcaacatggagttagtatcttgcccaaggatatttggcatgcagactggagcagccaaggatcgaaccaccgaccttctggttagtggctgacctgctctgccacctgagctacagccacctctGTATGCAGAAGAGAGATGAGTGTTTACTGCACCCTGGCTTTGAGCCACAACTGGTTGCAATATAAGTATTGCAGCTGAGAGCtacagtttttctttgtctgagaTAAAGTTTAAATTATCCCCTTCCTCCAGTTTCTAAGAGAAATGACACCAAGTAGgtttttttcttagaaacactTATATGAGAGCAATTTCAATGCAAGCACTTGCAATTTACTGTCACATCTACTAACTGTAGCTCAGAAAAGTTCAGATCTTTGTTAGTGTTCTGCTTAAACTCCCATTTCTGTCAATCTGGCAAATGCTCTTTTCTTATAGAAAACTAACAAACTAATAGACGTGTTTAAAGGTCACGCCGCTGCTATCCCCTGCAAAGTCTGAAGCCACAGTTGTGTCTTTATCGTACCCTGATTTTTTGTCATCAACTCTtgtagtttgaaaaaaaaagcatgagtTTAAACTTATATCGTCTAGAAGTCACATTGTATCCCCCAGAGTAGAAAACATAGACAGAAACAGAGGTTCAAGTTGGCACGATGACCAtagtttattaattaacacaaatatcGTTCCGAGGTCTCCGTTGTAACTGTTAAAGAGAAGAGTTAGATCTTCTTGCTGATTCTCTTCAGCACTACAGAGCCGGCTTTGGAGGTCTGCAGAAAGACAGGAAATGACTTCAATTAGCTTTTGCAGTGCTTCTTTACATCTGGTTTTATGCTGtgaaacaattttttttgaagtgtcagacaaattaaaaaataccaCTGTAACAGTAACTTTATACTTGTCAGCTTCTGACCGACCCTGACACCTGAAAACTGCAGACTTTAGCAAATTAAGTAATTATAAATTAAGCAGTTGTGTCAGTCAGCTGAAACAGtcttcattttgaattttcCAGTCTTAgtgtgtttggcttccttttaaCTGGAtacatttttgctgtttttctcaaAATGAAAGTGTGAAGTGTTGAAAATTTCTGAAAAGCAGACtataaaatggaaacaaaaaagagaTAACCTGCAAAGAGAGAAGTGTCTCGTATAAATTCTCAGGATTAAAAGGTTAAATATGGGAATGAATTGGTTGTTAAAGTGCATTCAGTAGCAATACTCTGTGTCTCagagagttttttttctcattagcCGTTCCTGGTCTCCAGCTGCAGAAGTATAACTTTGATGACTCTAATGATCCCTGCGGGGAGTTGAGTGTAATAACTGCTGTCACTGCCCAACGTTCGCACCACTAAAAGCCTAAGTGAGTGTGTTTACCTCGATGAGTTTGCCACCGCTGATCTCAGAGGTGTGGTGGTAGTTGGGGAAGGTCACACTTAGCTTGCCTCCTTCCATTTGTACTGTAGCCTGTAAACAAAATTGTGATATAACCAGTTAGGAGAGTAGCATTCATAGCTTTATGCTTCTGCTAGCTATAGCTAAAGTGAAGCTTTGGATCATTTCCTCCCAACCTTGAATTTCTTTCCTCCAATGGTCTCCATCTCGGCCTCCTTGCCGATTGTGAACTTGTTGGTGACCTTGGCATTGGCAGGATATAAGAGGGTCCAGGTGAAATTGTTGCCATCCTGGGTGACCTCTGTGATCAACTTGTAGTCACGGCCCCTCTCAATGACATCATCTGGAATGCCTATAGTGGGACGGGAAGAGGATGCAAGGTCAAAAAAGGCCAAAGATGTGCAGAAAACAATGGAGAGCAGAAGCAGAGGAAGTGGAAAATTTGAGCCTGCGGTCTCACCTAGCACCTTGCAGAAGGCGTCGTATCCCTCCTGGGTCTCGGTTTCCCATCTTCCAGCGAATGCCATTTTGGTAGTGTTGGTGGGTGGAGGAGTGAGATCAGAGATGCTGAGGCAAGCTGAGGAAAGAGCAAGGTACTGAGACCAAGAATATTCCCCGTTTATATACTTTACATCTCTCGCCACCTCCTTCATTTGCATGTGATGACACAAGAGAGCAATTACAACTGAATATGATGAGTTCAACAGGCTACGAGGGAGAGGCCAATAAAAAGCATAAACGGGCGTTCATGGAGTTCAGAGGCAGGGAGTAAAACGCTGACTGCTCTCTGGGTGAGCTGCAAGCTCACCTCTAGGTCAGTGAACTCACCTGCAATGGCTTTATGGACATACCCTCCACTTTTACTGCTGCTGATtcgaaaagtaaataaaaagacaataaaGGCTCTATTTCAAGATACGATCCATCTTTTTCAGAGTACACTGTTATGTCCAAAATGGAAACTGTCTGGGGTGTAATAGGGTCATCATTTACCTATAAAAAGGCTATAATCATTGTCTGGCACCGGGAAGGCTCGAGAATATGATCTAATGTAATTGGAGCCATTTCACTATTTTAAAGGTGTAATTTTTACACAGTCATCGCATTAGTATAAAGTCTGAAGACATTAAGACAGAATTTTACACACAATCAATTATAACATAGTGCATGTAAATTCAAATGCATTATACTGTAATCCTTTCATCTAGCAGATGAGCTCCtttacaaaatgtaaaatgtatcaGCACATTTCCTCAATTCCTTTCTCTGTAATTCAGACCCAAACCCAGGGCTACCAAAATACAGACAAAACACGCAATAAACACAGTTAATGATATAGTTATTAACCTGTTCTTGTGAATGAAACCTAGTCACCAAGTATAGCATCATGACTTAAAAGTAAGATTTGAATCATCTTGTGTTAATAAGGAAGCTGTACAGTATGGAAGCTAAtttccaaaactgaaaaaacttTCCAAAAGTCAAAATTTGGGGTCATTATCTCAAAGTTTCAACTTAGAAACCCCAAATTAGGGTTAGAATTAGGTGTAATAGGACaggacaggggtgggcaactccaggccttgagggccggtgtcctgcaggctttagatgtgtccttgaaccaacacagctgatctaAATGGCTagatgacctcctcaacatatcctgaagttctccagaggcctggtaataaaCTAATCATCTGATTCATGTGTTAAACCCAGGGTGAtacctaaaacctgcaggacaccggccctcgaggcctgaaGTTGCCCAGCCCTGTAATA from Pelmatolapia mariae isolate MD_Pm_ZW linkage group LG18, Pm_UMD_F_2, whole genome shotgun sequence includes the following:
- the LOC134617342 gene encoding gastrotropin-like, with the protein product MQMKEVARDVKYINGEYSWSQYLALSSACLSISDLTPPPTNTTKMAFAGRWETETQEGYDAFCKVLGIPDDVIERGRDYKLITEVTQDGNNFTWTLLYPANAKVTNKFTIGKEAEMETIGGKKFKATVQMEGGKLSVTFPNYHHTSEISGGKLIETSKAGSVVLKRISKKI